A genomic segment from Polyangium mundeleinium encodes:
- a CDS encoding sulfatase-like hydrolase/transferase yields the protein MTNRGGEGAHVPPAAPRPSRAKGRLAVSAPKPDRDGTSVVRTRARTRDLPLGWRIADGYLAIGVFLLIELVVIGVVFRRELVGLHELTLALGKLWPIAFAAAAPVAAIGGVVVELARHAEGRWGRGGFALAAAGFAGAVAFGVSTGRLLSGSLRAPFVGIVAAVAFAGVFVIGPVVARALAPKPRRTFGLGVFLGVIALLVVIELVNLLVLPRLYPAFHRGLALLALLVAPFATVAWDAPRRTRPGSTDDPEGPIAPVGMKLARAALALGLFALSAAASPSAAERLAPADNVRLVYLTRAPVLANAVEIAAALSPPPPLDDAPLVMNEGQAGHAVDLAGRDIVLVTIDALRADHVGAYGYGRKTTPTIDALAAEGVVFERAYTPTPHTSYAVTSLMTGKYIRPLVLQGLGGDSETWAGQIRRYGYKTAAFFPPAVFFIDAERFGSIRERGLDFEYRKVEFASAERRAKQVESYLDGVDKNARVFMWVHLFEPHEPYETHPEHDFGDRDIDRYDAEIAAADAGLGSILATVRARRPGAVVIVSADHGEEFQDHGGRYHGTTVYEEQVRVPLVVHAPGLFAPRRVSAPVQLVDLLPTVLSGLDIPRPARVRGADLGRALVGTATSPEDARGFAFAETETMTMLARGPLRLVCARRIGACALYDVERDPTQTRDLSGARAADMADMRTELRGVEASHGRYEIAGLRSEGKGWPEALRRGIAGDADAALDVAALLDDADVLIRRKAAEVLFDLQRPEVSPTMRLALVRDEDDEVRRWSALTLTRLGEGAPRTRELLEDRDPRWRRLAALALAEGGDGRGEDDLVAWFREAYGKRAQKREVIPFERAKEIVAALAKIRAKSALPTLITALDDVRLRPHVAEALAAIGQDAARPALAEHLATERYQHARVALSEALVTLGAGPELRAPLIRLLGVPDPLPNGLRIALQADVLELVGGPRDRDLEKLRRFARSGVAVGMVVPKSDGGGDALRVLCRVRSNDDRPGEIRFGVGTRRLVSSGDRETGGLVPKRAPELDARTAATLYVPPGDKPQEVFAPLPAAVKVRPGQHGEFVVYATQNVELSACAVVPLVAELPPPPPEPWTPEEGGEGSSDGDPPRNP from the coding sequence ATGACGAACCGCGGCGGGGAGGGCGCACACGTCCCGCCCGCCGCGCCTCGACCGAGCCGCGCAAAGGGTCGGCTCGCGGTCTCGGCGCCCAAGCCGGACCGGGACGGCACGAGCGTGGTGCGGACGCGCGCGCGGACGCGGGATCTTCCGCTCGGATGGCGGATCGCCGACGGCTATCTCGCGATCGGCGTGTTCCTGCTGATCGAGCTCGTCGTCATCGGCGTCGTCTTCCGGCGTGAGCTCGTCGGGCTGCACGAGCTCACGCTCGCGCTCGGAAAACTGTGGCCGATCGCGTTCGCGGCGGCCGCGCCGGTCGCGGCGATCGGCGGGGTCGTCGTCGAGCTCGCGCGCCATGCAGAAGGACGCTGGGGCAGGGGCGGTTTCGCGCTCGCCGCGGCAGGTTTTGCCGGTGCCGTGGCGTTTGGCGTGTCCACGGGGCGCCTCCTGTCCGGGTCTCTCCGCGCGCCGTTCGTGGGGATCGTCGCGGCCGTCGCGTTCGCCGGCGTGTTCGTGATCGGGCCGGTCGTGGCGCGGGCGCTCGCGCCGAAGCCGCGACGCACGTTTGGCCTGGGCGTCTTTCTCGGCGTGATCGCGCTGCTTGTCGTGATCGAGCTCGTCAACCTGCTGGTCCTGCCGCGCCTTTATCCGGCGTTCCACCGTGGCCTCGCGCTCCTCGCGCTCCTCGTCGCGCCGTTCGCCACCGTCGCGTGGGACGCGCCGCGACGAACGCGACCAGGAAGCACGGACGATCCGGAAGGGCCGATCGCGCCCGTCGGCATGAAGCTCGCTCGCGCGGCGCTCGCGCTCGGCTTGTTCGCTTTGTCCGCGGCGGCATCGCCCTCGGCGGCGGAGCGGCTCGCGCCCGCGGACAACGTGCGGCTCGTGTACCTGACGCGCGCGCCGGTGCTCGCGAACGCCGTGGAGATCGCGGCCGCGCTCTCGCCGCCGCCGCCGCTCGACGACGCGCCGCTCGTCATGAATGAGGGGCAGGCGGGGCACGCGGTGGATCTCGCGGGCCGCGACATCGTGCTCGTCACGATCGACGCGCTGCGCGCCGATCACGTCGGCGCCTACGGGTATGGGCGCAAGACCACGCCGACGATCGACGCGCTCGCGGCCGAGGGTGTGGTCTTCGAACGGGCCTACACGCCGACGCCGCACACCTCGTACGCCGTCACCTCGCTGATGACGGGCAAGTACATCCGCCCGCTCGTGTTGCAAGGACTCGGCGGCGACTCCGAGACGTGGGCCGGGCAGATCCGCCGTTACGGCTACAAGACCGCGGCCTTCTTCCCGCCGGCGGTCTTTTTCATCGACGCCGAGCGCTTCGGCTCGATCCGCGAGCGTGGACTCGACTTCGAGTACCGCAAGGTCGAGTTCGCGAGCGCCGAGCGCCGCGCCAAGCAGGTCGAGTCGTACCTCGACGGCGTCGACAAGAACGCCCGCGTCTTCATGTGGGTACACCTCTTCGAGCCGCACGAGCCTTACGAGACGCACCCCGAGCACGACTTCGGCGATCGCGACATCGATCGCTATGACGCGGAGATCGCCGCGGCGGACGCGGGCCTCGGCTCGATCCTCGCCACAGTACGCGCGCGTCGGCCGGGCGCGGTGGTGATCGTGAGCGCCGATCACGGCGAGGAGTTCCAGGATCACGGCGGCCGGTACCACGGCACCACGGTCTACGAGGAGCAGGTCCGCGTGCCGCTCGTGGTGCATGCGCCGGGGCTCTTCGCGCCGCGGCGCGTGTCCGCTCCGGTGCAGCTCGTCGATCTGCTGCCGACGGTGCTCTCGGGGCTCGACATCCCGCGGCCGGCACGCGTGCGCGGCGCGGATCTCGGGCGCGCGCTCGTGGGGACGGCCACGAGCCCGGAGGACGCTCGCGGCTTCGCGTTCGCCGAGACGGAGACGATGACCATGCTGGCGCGTGGGCCCCTCCGGCTCGTTTGTGCTCGAAGGATCGGCGCGTGCGCGCTCTACGACGTGGAGCGGGATCCGACCCAGACGCGGGATCTCTCGGGCGCGCGCGCCGCTGACATGGCTGACATGCGCACCGAGCTCCGCGGCGTGGAGGCCTCGCACGGGCGGTACGAGATCGCGGGGTTGCGCAGCGAGGGCAAGGGCTGGCCCGAGGCGCTCCGGCGCGGGATCGCGGGGGATGCGGACGCGGCGCTCGACGTGGCCGCGCTGCTCGACGACGCAGACGTGCTCATCCGGCGCAAGGCCGCCGAGGTTCTGTTTGATCTCCAACGGCCCGAGGTCTCGCCGACGATGCGGCTCGCGCTCGTGCGGGACGAGGACGACGAAGTGCGGCGCTGGTCGGCGCTCACGCTGACGAGGCTCGGCGAGGGAGCGCCGCGCACGCGCGAGCTGCTCGAAGATCGGGATCCCCGGTGGCGGCGCCTCGCGGCGCTCGCGCTCGCCGAGGGCGGAGACGGCCGCGGGGAGGACGATCTCGTGGCGTGGTTCCGCGAGGCGTACGGCAAGCGCGCGCAGAAGCGCGAGGTCATCCCGTTCGAACGGGCGAAGGAGATCGTCGCAGCGCTCGCGAAGATCCGCGCCAAGTCCGCGCTGCCCACGCTCATCACGGCGCTTGACGACGTCCGCCTGCGGCCACACGTGGCCGAGGCGCTCGCTGCGATCGGCCAGGACGCGGCCCGCCCCGCGCTCGCCGAGCACCTCGCGACCGAACGCTACCAGCACGCGCGTGTCGCGCTCTCCGAAGCGCTCGTCACGCTCGGCGCCGGCCCCGAGCTCCGCGCCCCGCTCATCCGGCTGCTCGGCGTGCCCGACCCGCTGCCGAACGGCCTGCGGATCGCGCTTCAAGCGGACGTGCTCGAGCTCGTCGGCGGCCCGCGGGATCGCGATTTGGAGAAACTCCGGCGGTTCGCACGGAGCGGCGTCGCGGTCGGCATGGTCGTGCCGAAGTCCGACGGCGGCGGCGATGCGCTGCGCGTCCTCTGCCGCGTGCGTTCAAACGACGACCGGCCCGGCGAGATCCGCTTCGGCGTGGGGACGCGCCGCCTCGTGAGCAGCGGCGATCGCGAGACGGGCGGCCTCGTTCCCAAGCGCGCGCCCGAGCTCGATGCGCGCACCGCGGCGACGCTCTACGTCCCGCCGGGCGACAAGCCGCAAGAGGTCTTCGCGCCGCTGCCCGCGGCGGTGAAGGTGCGCCCCGGTCAGCACGGCGAGTTCGTCGTCTACGCGACGCAAAACGTGGAGCTCTCGGCCTGCGCGGTCGTCCCGCTCGTCGCCGAGCTGCCTCCGCCGCCGCCCGAGCCGTGGACGCCCGAAGAGGGCGGGGAAGGCTCGTCCGACGGGGATCCTCCGCGAAATCCGTGA
- a CDS encoding GNAT family N-acetyltransferase gives MTDASDRVRPQRIRITKLQETQVSDLVALEKACTAMYHDLGFDAAEVPPRTWNDIAHLPRHHNVFVAEADHEVAGYLAWRDESPGVAYLEELSVHPQFQRFGVGTQLLQKFEEDALGCGLNDAIARMFEKATWAQGFYTHHGFTQLGDQASRKVLGWREERLGGRPLTRPGEVLIWRSFRAQ, from the coding sequence ATGACGGACGCATCGGATCGAGTGAGGCCGCAACGCATCCGCATCACGAAGCTCCAGGAGACGCAAGTCAGCGATCTCGTGGCGCTCGAAAAGGCGTGCACGGCGATGTACCACGACCTCGGCTTCGACGCGGCCGAGGTGCCGCCGCGAACCTGGAACGACATCGCGCATCTGCCGCGGCATCACAACGTCTTCGTGGCCGAGGCCGATCACGAGGTCGCCGGCTACCTCGCGTGGCGGGACGAGTCGCCGGGCGTCGCGTACCTGGAAGAGCTCTCGGTGCACCCGCAGTTCCAGCGCTTCGGCGTGGGGACGCAGCTGCTCCAGAAGTTCGAGGAGGACGCGCTCGGTTGTGGGCTGAATGACGCAATCGCGAGGATGTTCGAAAAGGCCACGTGGGCGCAGGGGTTCTACACGCACCACGGCTTCACGCAGCTCGGGGACCAGGCGTCGCGGAAGGTGCTCGGGTGGCGCGAGGAGCGTTTGGGCGGGCGTCCGCTGACGAGGCCTGGCGAAGTCCTGATCTGGAGGTCGTTCCGGGCGCAGTGA
- a CDS encoding tetratricopeptide repeat protein — protein sequence MSREDKQSEEGRAKREDEDAREAETSGDDEPSKAHASESEDEAAQRVAAALGVAGEEDASIEGGDAAAEPDEGEKEEEEAAKPNRAARRREDALARRKKRVGGATAAEDDAALPRDKNARAKELLKRRREQADAAERRPVASSLDAGEMVDDALARSASAVTKWLKTNVGVLQWVVLAAIVGAGGYAFWSSRSDKKLGDASSDLFTGVAANRGLVMEEDKRPDDQKEIDPTRVFKNEADKTQAALDAYGKVIDKHAGTGAALLARLGQGGTYLEKRDWDKAIEAYSSVLSSPLAAADPDVKGRATEGIGYAKEGKGDLDGAMASFKELAGIDVKGYKDLATYHEARVLFAKGNKDKAKEVLKPLDEKLALPSKEPEPLEYLKGAVHDLMVQIDPAAAAAQQPVFGGGAPGALPADIQEKARRMVEEAQKKAAQQQGGTP from the coding sequence GTGTCGCGAGAGGACAAGCAGTCGGAAGAGGGCCGCGCGAAGCGCGAGGACGAGGACGCGCGCGAGGCGGAGACCTCGGGTGACGACGAGCCGTCGAAGGCTCATGCGTCGGAGTCCGAGGACGAAGCCGCGCAGCGTGTCGCCGCCGCGCTCGGCGTCGCGGGGGAAGAGGACGCCTCGATCGAAGGCGGCGACGCGGCCGCGGAGCCCGACGAGGGCGAGAAGGAAGAAGAGGAGGCCGCGAAGCCGAACCGCGCGGCGCGCAGGCGGGAAGATGCGCTCGCGCGACGCAAAAAGCGCGTCGGCGGTGCGACAGCCGCGGAGGACGACGCGGCGCTGCCTCGCGACAAGAACGCGCGCGCCAAGGAGCTCCTGAAGCGGCGCCGCGAGCAGGCGGACGCGGCCGAGCGCCGCCCGGTCGCAAGCTCGCTCGACGCGGGCGAGATGGTCGACGACGCGCTCGCGCGGAGCGCCTCGGCCGTCACGAAGTGGCTCAAGACGAACGTCGGCGTCCTCCAGTGGGTGGTCCTCGCGGCGATCGTCGGCGCGGGCGGATATGCCTTCTGGTCGTCGCGCTCCGACAAGAAGCTCGGGGATGCCTCGTCGGATCTCTTCACAGGCGTGGCTGCGAACCGCGGCCTCGTGATGGAAGAGGACAAACGCCCCGACGATCAGAAAGAGATCGATCCGACGCGCGTCTTCAAGAACGAAGCCGACAAGACGCAGGCCGCGCTCGACGCGTACGGCAAGGTCATCGACAAGCACGCCGGCACGGGCGCGGCGCTGCTCGCGCGGCTCGGCCAGGGCGGCACGTACCTCGAAAAACGCGACTGGGACAAGGCGATCGAGGCCTACTCGTCCGTGCTCTCGTCGCCGCTCGCGGCCGCGGATCCGGACGTGAAGGGTCGCGCCACCGAAGGCATCGGGTACGCCAAGGAGGGCAAGGGCGATCTCGACGGCGCGATGGCGAGCTTCAAGGAGCTCGCGGGCATCGACGTCAAGGGATACAAGGACCTCGCGACCTACCACGAGGCACGTGTCCTCTTCGCCAAGGGCAACAAGGACAAGGCGAAGGAGGTCCTGAAGCCGCTCGACGAGAAGCTCGCGCTCCCGAGCAAGGAGCCCGAGCCGCTCGAGTACCTCAAGGGCGCGGTGCACGATCTCATGGTCCAGATCGATCCGGCCGCCGCAGCCGCGCAGCAGCCGGTGTTCGGGGGCGGCGCGCCTGGGGCTTTGCCCGCCGACATCCAGGAGAAAGCGCGGCGCATGGTCGAGGAGGCCCAAAAGAAGGCGGCCCAGCAGCAGGGCGGGACGCCGTGA
- a CDS encoding outer membrane protein assembly factor BamB family protein — MIEGRVRAPVAISRGVLAAAAALALPLFGCESLSIPATPQVPTWLHHPGGTLSITYRRPLTAESRQQAEVYERGQPAIDVAGRRVFVPSSDNGLYALRVEDGSTIWRFETMGPVQSEPLFDAVEDVVYFGSNDGAVYKVNATNGRMLWRFATNAEVGRKPVLRNGVLYITNANDTLIAMNAATGALKWHQHRTPAFGMESAGYAGPALGRDKVYTAYSDGVVLAYDLEDGSEQWPAVDLAAEAEQQTGGDTPRYLDVDTTPLVARITSGEVVFVGSYAGGVYALDAENGTRAWVNEKAVGVTELVLWEQPAHAPRTGPLVNARGLGSDEPSSAPKPPSVPGQRILFAASGITGLWALDPNDGRTLWRRNLPEGGITAPVPVAGALLVGTTRYGLFLFSPVTGGLIDGILPGGSFAMTPAAFGVRAFVVGNGGSFLSVLVTPPAPAPADTTMSWLGGKGG, encoded by the coding sequence GTGATCGAAGGACGCGTGAGGGCTCCCGTCGCGATCTCGCGTGGCGTTCTCGCGGCCGCCGCGGCCCTCGCGCTCCCGCTCTTCGGCTGCGAGAGCCTGAGCATCCCGGCGACGCCGCAGGTCCCGACGTGGCTGCACCACCCGGGCGGCACGCTCTCGATCACGTACCGAAGGCCGCTGACGGCCGAGTCGCGCCAGCAAGCCGAGGTCTACGAGCGCGGCCAGCCTGCGATCGACGTCGCCGGTCGGCGCGTCTTCGTCCCGTCGAGCGACAACGGCCTTTACGCGCTCCGCGTCGAGGACGGCTCGACGATCTGGCGCTTCGAGACCATGGGGCCGGTGCAGAGTGAGCCACTCTTCGACGCCGTCGAGGACGTCGTCTACTTCGGCTCGAACGACGGCGCGGTCTACAAGGTGAACGCGACGAACGGCCGCATGCTCTGGCGGTTCGCAACGAACGCCGAGGTGGGCCGGAAGCCGGTGCTGCGGAACGGCGTGCTCTACATCACCAACGCCAACGACACGTTGATCGCGATGAACGCCGCGACCGGGGCGCTCAAGTGGCACCAGCATCGGACGCCGGCGTTCGGCATGGAGTCCGCCGGTTACGCGGGGCCGGCGCTCGGGCGAGACAAGGTCTACACGGCGTACTCGGACGGCGTGGTGCTCGCGTACGACCTCGAAGACGGCTCGGAGCAGTGGCCGGCCGTGGATCTTGCGGCCGAGGCGGAGCAGCAGACCGGCGGTGATACGCCGCGTTATCTGGACGTGGACACGACACCGTTGGTGGCGCGGATCACCTCGGGTGAGGTCGTGTTCGTGGGCAGCTACGCGGGCGGCGTGTACGCGCTCGACGCGGAGAACGGCACGCGGGCGTGGGTGAACGAGAAGGCCGTCGGGGTGACGGAGCTCGTTTTGTGGGAGCAGCCGGCGCACGCGCCGCGAACGGGGCCGCTTGTCAACGCTCGGGGGCTGGGCTCGGATGAGCCGAGCTCCGCCCCCAAACCCCCGTCGGTCCCGGGGCAGCGCATCCTGTTCGCTGCAAGCGGGATCACTGGGCTTTGGGCGCTCGATCCGAACGACGGGCGGACGCTCTGGCGTCGGAACCTGCCGGAGGGCGGGATCACGGCGCCGGTCCCGGTGGCGGGCGCGCTGCTCGTGGGGACGACGCGGTACGGCTTGTTCCTGTTTTCGCCCGTGACGGGTGGGCTCATCGACGGGATCCTGCCGGGCGGCAGCTTCGCGATGACGCCGGCCGCGTTCGGGGTGCGGGCGTTCGTGGTGGGCAACGGGGGTTCGTTCCTCAGCGTGCTCGTCACGCCGCCGGCGCCGGCGCCGGCCGACACGACGATGAGCTGGCTCGGCGGCAAGGGCGGCTGA